One genomic window of Macadamia integrifolia cultivar HAES 741 unplaced genomic scaffold, SCU_Mint_v3 scaffold1294, whole genome shotgun sequence includes the following:
- the LOC122063325 gene encoding 14 kDa proline-rich protein DC2.15-like, with translation MASKAIASIAILLTLNLLFFTMVSSQCLTPPPPKSLSPKPSQAKPSQAKPSPKPVGKGSCPKDTLKFGVCANVLKNLVNIVLGKPPKIHCCTLIKGLVDLHAGCLFTAMKANVLGLNLNIPVSLTLLLNYCGKKVPSGFQCT, from the coding sequence ATGGCTTCCAAGGCAATTGCATCAATTGCCATTCTCTTGACCCTTaaccttctcttcttcactatGGTCTCTTCCCAATGCCTAACACCTCCACCACCAAAGTCATTGTCACCTAAaccaagccaagccaagccaagccaagccaagccaagcccTAAGCCAGTAGGTAAGGGAAGTTGCCCAAAGGACACCTTAAAGTTTGGTGTTTGTGCTAATGTTCTAAAAAACTTGGTCAACATAGTACTGGGAAAGCCACCCAAGATCCATTGCTGCACTCTCATTAAAGGTCTGGTTGATCTTCATGCTGGTTGCCTTTTCACCGCCATGAAAGCAAACGTCTTGGGCCTTAACCTCAATATCCCAGTTTCCTTGACCTTGCTTCTGAACTACTGTGGAAAGAAGGTCCCATCTGGCTTCCAGTGCACCTAG